The genomic DNA GTACTTCGCCCGCGCGCTGACGGCGGCGCAGGGCTTGAGCGTCCCGGAGAATCAATCCGCGCGCCGCATGTTCCGCGTCGCGCAGGGCCTGCAGGTGGACCTGAGCTTCACCTCGGGCTCGCTGCGCGCCATGACGCTGGACGTCTCGGTGGGGGGCTTCTCGGTGATGATGCACAAGCCCCCACCGGAGACGGAGGAGCCGGGCTTCTCCCTGCGCCTGCCGGGCATCCAGGAGCCCATCGTGGGCCGCGCGAAGCAGGTGTCGGTGCAGCGCAAGCTCGCCACCCACCGCGTCTCCTTCTCCATCGAGGGGCTCGCCCAGAAGGACGCGGAGCGGCTGGAGACGGCGCTGTTCGACCTGGCGCTGGAGCGCATCAAATAGCGAGGCGAACCGCGGACACGGTCAGGGCATGAGCCTCCGGGAGGGAGCGCTCATCGCTCAACTTGAAGAACAACATCGTCCGCCGCAGCGACTCGGCCTGTGCCGCCAGCTCCTCCGCCGTCGACGACAGCTCCTCCGCCGCCGACGCGTTGCGCTGCGTCACCTGGTCCACCTGCTCCATCGCCCGGCTCATCTGCGCCACCCCTCCCGCCTGCTCCTTCGACACCCCCGCCAGGTGCTGCATCAACTCCGCCGTCTTGCGGATCGACGGCACCAGGTCCTCCAGCAGCGTCCCCGAGCGCTCCGCCACCTTCACGCTCTTCTTGGCCACCGCGCCAATCTCCTTCGCCGCCTTCTCGCTTCGCTCCGCCAGCCTCCTCACCTCCGAGGCCACCACCGCGAACCCCTTGCCGTACTCCCCCGCCCTCGCCGCCTCCACCGCCGCGTTGAGCGCCAGCAGGTTCGTCTGGTACGCGATCTCCTCCACGATTCCGATTCGCTCGGCGATCTCCTCCATCGCCGCCACCGTCTCCCGCACCGCCAGCCCGCTCTGCTCCGCATCCGCCGAGCTCCGCACCGCCATCGCCTCCAACCGCCGGCTCGTCTCCGCGTTCTGCCCGATGGTCGTGCTCAACTGCTCCAGGCTCGTCGTCATCTCCTCCACCGACGCCGCCAGCGTGCTCGTGCCCTGGGACAGCGCCTGCGCCGCCGACGACACCTGTCCCGACGCTCCCGACAGCGAGCCCACCGAGCCCCTCACCTCGCCCAGCACGCGCACGAACCGCTCCACCATTGCCCGCATCCCCTCCATCATCCTCGCCGCCTCGTCCCGCCCCTTCACCTCGACGCACGCCGTGAGGTCTCCCGCGGAGAGCTTCTCCGTGAGGTTCAACACGTCGCGCAGGGGCCGCACGATGCCGCGGCTCAGTGACCACGCGAGCAGGAGCGCCATCGCGGGCCCCAGGAGCCCCGCGGCGATCAACATCCGCCGGACCAGGAGCCGCATCGTGGCGCGTGCGTCGGCGCGCTGCTGCCGAATCTCCTCGTACTCCCGCTCGAGCAGACCCTGTTGGTCCTGCATGGCGTCGAGGATCCGCCGGCCCGCGCCACTCCGCACGTAGTCGGAGAGGGCCTCGAAGGGTTGCTGACCCGCGTCCACCGCCCTGCGCAGGGACACCTGATGCTCCAGATGGGGGAGGAAATCCCGCTCGTACAGCCTCAAGAGCCGCAGCAACGCCTCCCGGCCTTCGACGCTGAGCCCCCCCCGCGCCTTCAACAGCTCGGAGAGCTCGATGAAGCGCTCACGCAGCGCGGACTGCTTGGCGAGGAACGACGCATCACCCGAGAGCGAGAAGCCCCGCATCCGGTCCTCCATGTCCAGCAACGTGCCACGCATGGTCTGC from Melittangium boletus DSM 14713 includes the following:
- a CDS encoding PilZ domain-containing protein: MSANRWVEQFRELHARARKGQLDPSEQREYQAAREYFARALTAAQGLSVPENQSARRMFRVAQGLQVDLSFTSGSLRAMTLDVSVGGFSVMMHKPPPETEEPGFSLRLPGIQEPIVGRAKQVSVQRKLATHRVSFSIEGLAQKDAERLETALFDLALERIK
- a CDS encoding methyl-accepting chemotaxis protein; the encoded protein is MLVHLDISRKLALGISLLVLVLISLMWASYSLFDELTRTSDSNYLAMYSLRDLQTMRGTLLDMEDRMRGFSLSGDASFLAKQSALRERFIELSELLKARGGLSVEGREALLRLLRLYERDFLPHLEHQVSLRRAVDAGQQPFEALSDYVRSGAGRRILDAMQDQQGLLEREYEEIRQQRADARATMRLLVRRMLIAAGLLGPAMALLLAWSLSRGIVRPLRDVLNLTEKLSAGDLTACVEVKGRDEAARMMEGMRAMVERFVRVLGEVRGSVGSLSGASGQVSSAAQALSQGTSTLAASVEEMTTSLEQLSTTIGQNAETSRRLEAMAVRSSADAEQSGLAVRETVAAMEEIAERIGIVEEIAYQTNLLALNAAVEAARAGEYGKGFAVVASEVRRLAERSEKAAKEIGAVAKKSVKVAERSGTLLEDLVPSIRKTAELMQHLAGVSKEQAGGVAQMSRAMEQVDQVTQRNASAAEELSSTAEELAAQAESLRRTMLFFKLSDERSLPEAHALTVSAVRLAI